A genomic region of Blastocatellia bacterium contains the following coding sequences:
- the rplO gene encoding 50S ribosomal protein L15: protein MGLHNLKAPAGAVHRPKRVGRGPGSGHGKTATRGHKGQKSRSGFSMRPGFEGGQMPFIRRLPKRGFTNEFKKEWAEVNLDVLEARFEAGAEVTPKVLHERGIVKKIGDGVVILGRGELTKPLRVVAHRFSASAREKILAAGGSVEVIPR from the coding sequence CTGGGATTGCACAATCTGAAGGCGCCGGCTGGAGCGGTGCATCGGCCCAAGCGCGTTGGGCGCGGTCCCGGCTCTGGTCACGGCAAGACCGCCACGCGCGGGCACAAAGGGCAGAAGTCGCGTTCGGGCTTCTCCATGCGACCGGGATTTGAGGGCGGTCAGATGCCCTTCATCCGCCGACTCCCCAAGCGGGGATTCACCAATGAGTTCAAGAAGGAATGGGCCGAGGTGAACTTGGACGTCCTAGAGGCGAGGTTCGAGGCAGGGGCGGAAGTCACGCCAAAGGTCCTACACGAACGCGGCATCGTCAAGAAGATTGGCGACGGTGTGGTCATCCTCGGGCGCGGCGAGTTGACGAAGCCTTTGCGCGTCGTGGCCCATCGGTTCAGTGCTTCGGCGCGAGAGAAGATCCTCGCTGCCGGAGGAAGCGTGGAGGTGATCCCCCGATAG
- the rpmD gene encoding 50S ribosomal protein L30, translating into MGEEKKPTKMIRIQYYRSVIGHPKKHKIIVRSLGLTKLNQIVERPDHPAIRGMVAKVPHLVRILEDEPKA; encoded by the coding sequence ATGGGTGAGGAGAAGAAGCCGACCAAGATGATTCGGATTCAGTATTACCGAAGCGTCATCGGGCATCCGAAGAAGCACAAGATCATTGTGCGGAGCCTCGGCCTGACCAAGCTCAATCAAATCGTCGAGCGCCCGGATCATCCGGCCATTCGCGGCATGGTGGCGAAGGTTCCGCATCTTGTGCGCATCTTGGAGGACGAACCGAAGGCGTAA